In the uncultured Fretibacterium sp. genome, TCGAGCGCGCCCATCTCCGTCATCTTCCGCCAGCGGGCCGCACTCAGGGAGTGGAGCAGATAGAGGTCCACATGGTCCGTGCGCAGAAAACCCAGCTGTTTCTCCAGAAAATCGTCCATGTCCTTCGGTTCGTGCACCAGCCATACGGGGAGCTTCGTCACCAGCGTGATCCTGTCCCGGTACCCCTTGATGGCGCGGCCGACGAACTCCTCGCACTTGCCCTCGTGATAGGGCCAGGCGGTGTCGAAATAATTGATGCCTCCGTCGAAGGCGGCGCGCATCAGCCGCTCGGCTGCGGGCTCGTCGATTCCTCCCCCGGCGGTTACGGGCAGGCGCATACACCCGAAGCCCAGGATCGAGAGCTCCTCTCCGACGGCCGGAATCGTCCTGTAAAGCATCGAAACACCCCCATCGAGCGATTTAATTCCGCGTATTATATCAGGATTGAAACTTGGGGGAAATACCAATGAAAAATCAATAAAAATTTATTGAGAGGCGCAGGGAGCCCCTCCTCGAGCGCGGGGGGCGCGGATACGGGGACAAGCACTGACGCCGGAGGGGAACGGCGGGACGGTACAGGCTGCCATTTGAAGGGTGAGAGAAATTTGATATTTTTCGACGAATGGCGTATAATAATTTTTTCACGATGGAATCCTTAAAAAAAGGAGGATGGGAATGGAGGTGAAAAAATGGAATATGGAGCAACAAAGCTGGTGTACTCCGACGGAAAGCCGTTGTGGCTGACCGCGGACGGCTCGTTCATCCCTGCGCGGTATCGGAATGACGGGTCTCTCGCCAACGAGGCGCTTTTCCTCAGGGGTCCCCGGAGGGGCGGCGCGGTACGAAGGATTTATTGCTAGCCGACGGAATGGTCAGGAAAGGCTTCACCCGGCTCTCGGGCCATCTTTTATAACGGAATATCAGGGCATTCATGCCCTTTCAACCCAGGTATCTTCCGCGATATAAAGCAGGGAAGTCTCAGCGGGGCCGGAGTCTTTTGCGGACTCCGGCCCCGCTTCGTCCCCGAACCTTCTCTCTAAAACCTTTTCTCCTTCAAATTTCTCCGCTCCTTCAGAGACCGCGCAGCAGGCAGCCCGTAGACAGGCTCCGCGTGCAGAACGGCATTGGCGATGGCGCGGGCCATAGTCCGCGCGCCGAGGATGCCGACGACGTTGACGTCCACCTTCACCTCGCCTGTGGCGAGAAGGAAGATCGTGTCCCCGTCCCACATCGAGTGCGCGGGGCGCATCGCACGAGCAAAACCGTCGTGCGCCATCGAGGCGGCCTTGGCAGCCTGCGGCTTCGAGAGGCGACCGTTAGTCACCACCACTCCGATCGTCGTGTTGCCGCCGAAGAGACACCCCGTCTCCGCATAACGGCGGCACATTTCGGCCTCCGTGTTCAGGATCGTCCCGAGCCCCTCGTCCAAGAGCCCTGCAAGGGCCGTCCCCGTGTCGGGCTCCAGCACATCCCCCAGACAGTTGACCGCAACGACGCTCGCCACCCGAATAGCTTCCACCTCCAATCCGTAATGGCCGAAACCACCCTTCATGGATCGCCCCGTGCCGAACAGCTTGCCCACGGAGGCCCCGGTTCCGGCTCCTACGTTGCCTTGTGCCGGCGGCA is a window encoding:
- a CDS encoding P1 family peptidase; its protein translation is MFREIAVTDIAGIRVGHAQDVEAGTGCTVLTYEAGAVAGVDVRGGAPATRETDLLNPVNMVEKIHAVVLSGGSAFGLDAASGVVACLEERGVGFDVQVARVPIVCGASLFDLPVGSPKVRPDRDMGYTACRNAAALPPAQGNVGAGTGASVGKLFGTGRSMKGGFGHYGLEVEAIRVASVVAVNCLGDVLEPDTGTALAGLLDEGLGTILNTEAEMCRRYAETGCLFGGNTTIGVVVTNGRLSKPQAAKAASMAHDGFARAMRPAHSMWDGDTIFLLATGEVKVDVNVVGILGARTMARAIANAVLHAEPVYGLPAARSLKERRNLKEKRF